From Amycolatopsis sp. WQ 127309:
CGTGCCGTCCACCTTCGCCCGCAGCCGGTAGGTCAACGCCGCGACCACCGCGCCCACGAAGCCGATCCAGACGGCCGTCGGCCACGGGAGCCCGGCGGGCAGGAACGCGATCGCGCCGGGGATCGCCAGCAGCGCCCAGAGCATCGCCGGGTTGGCCGCCCGGCCCGACCAGAACGCCCGCTGCCCCGGCCGGAGCCCGACGCTCGGCCGGTTCGCGCCGGTCCGGTGCTCGCGGGCCGGCGTGGGCAGGCCGCCGACGAACCCGGCCACGACGCCGAGCCCGGCCACGCCCAGCAGGAAGAGCAGGACCAGGGCGCCCCCTCGGGCCGCGTGCCAGTCCGGCGCGTCGAGGTTCAGCGCGAGCGTCGACACCAGGACGGCGGCCGGCATCGCGGCGAGCCCGGCGCCCATCCCGGCGGACAGCCGCGGCAGCGGGCGGCCGTTGCGCAGCGCGACGACGGCGATCACCACCACGACCGCGGTCACGACCACGCCGAGCGCCAGGCACACGGTGACGAACAGCCCGAGGGAGCCGGCGTTGTCCGGCCCGTTGTTCCAGTGCGTCGCGATGGGGTCGGGCAGCCGGTCCGCCCACGCGTTCGCGAGGACGGCGACGACGGCCAGGACCGCGCCCGGCAGCACGGCCGTCGCGATCAGGACCCGGATCAGCTTGGTCATGAGTACTTCTCCTTGATCACCCCGGTGAGCTCGTCCAGGCCGACGCCCGCACGCTTCGCCTCGTCGACCAGTTCCGCGACCAGCTCGGTGAGCCGCGCCCGCGACGGCGCGCCGCCGAGCACGACGGCACCACGCCGTCTTCGCAGGTCGATGAGGCCTTCGTCGCGCAGCAGCGCGTACGCCCGCAGCACGGTGTGGACGTTGATCTCGAGCGACGTCGCCAGCTCGCGGGCCGGCGGCAGCTGGTCGCCCTGCGCCGGGCTGCCCGCGGCGAGGGCGCGGCGAATGGAACCCGCCACCTGTTCGAAGAGCGGGACGGTCGAACTCGGATCGATCCGTACGAGCATAGTTCTAACTGTACTAGAACTAACTGGCCTTTGGGTGGGTGAACCTGAACGAGGGATCGACACTTGCGTGCGACGAGGATCACAGCGAGGGTGGGCCCCGCTGAAGAAGCCGAACCGAGAAAGGCAGGCAAGCGCTGTGGCCCTGAACCTGAACAAGCTCGTCGACAAGGCTTACGAAGACAAGTCGATCAAGGAGCTGCTGGACGCCCCGCCGTCCGCGCTCGAGGGGCTCACGCCGAAGCACGACGAGCTGCTCGCCGAGCTGAAGATCAAGACGATCCGCGACCTCGCCGGCTGGAAGTTCGCGGCCAAGGCGCAGGCGCTCGCCACGCTCGCCGACAGCGAGTCCTGAGGGGGGCCTGAGCGGCCCGAGGCTCAGCCGGCCAGTTCGCCGGCCAGCTCCAGTGCGTGGTCGACGTCCTTCGCGACGTAGTGCAGGTCGACCAGCACCTCCGTGATGCCCTCTTCGCGGGCCACGTCCAGGCACGGCAGGACGTCCGCGACCGACTCGACCCCGGTGCCCGCGCGCGGGTTGATCCGCAGTACCCGCCGCAGGGTGCCGGGGTCCCGGCCGGCTTTTTCGGCCGTTTCGAGCGCCACTGTCCAGAGGGCTTTGAGGTACTGCCGGGGCATCCAGCCGGCCAGCCAGCCGTCCGCGCGGCGGCCGATGCGGGCCAGCGCCGGTGGCGCGAAGCCACCGAGCAGCACCGGTGGCCGCGGATCCTGCGCCGGGCGCAGGCCGACCGTCGACGGCGCGATCCGCCACTGCGGGCCCTCGTGCGCCACCGGGTCACCGGTCCAGATCGCGTCGAGCGCGTCGAGCACCGCGTCGAGCCGCTCGCCCCGGCCCGCCCACGGCACGCCCGTCGCGAAGTACTCCTCGCGCAGCCAACCGAGCCCGAAGCCGACGTCCAGCCGTCCCGCGCTGGCGAGGTCGAGCGAGGTCAGCGCCCTGGCGAGCAGGACGGGGGGATAGACCGGGCCGGTCAGGGCGCTCATGCCCAAGCGGACCGTGTTCGTCACCGCCGCCGCCGTCGCCAGCGTCGTGAACGGGTCGGCGAAGGTCTTGAACTCCTCCGGGTACGGGTGCTCCGGCGTTCCGCCGCCCGGGTAGAGATCGGACGGCTCGAGCGGCGTCAGGATCCGGTCGCCGACCCACAGCGAGCCGAAGCCGAGTTCCTCCGCGGCGACGGCGAAGCGCGCGACGGCGGCGGGATCGGCGAGGGCGCCGTACTGGGGCAGGGCGAGCCCGAGTCGCGTCCCGCTCACCGGTGAGCGGGACTCCGGGTTGCTCGTCATGGCGGACATCCTGGCATGATCACCAGGTCGGCGGGGAGTTTCCCGCAGGCCGACCGGGGTTCGGCGGTCGCTCGGGGGGCGCGGTTGCGGACTCTCCCGGGGGTTGCCGTAGACTTCGGGACTTGGAAAGCACTACGGTCATCCCCGCCTGGATGGTGGGGATGCTGGAAGGCGTCCACGGGGGCCCCGAGCGATCGGGACCTCACAGGGGTGTAGCTCAATTGGCAGAGCAGCGGTCTCCAAAACCGCAGGTTGCAGGTTCAAGTCCTGTCACCCCTGCGTAACGGAACTGGTGGAGCGAAGGAGTGGTCGTGAGCGACAGCGACGCCAGCGGCGGCGAGCAGGAGCAGGACGGCACCGGGTCGAAGCCCGAGAGCCAGTCCCGCCCGGTCACAGCCGCTGCCAGGCGTGAACGCCGCGCGACCGCTCGTCCGGCGGGCAAGTCCGCGGCACGTGCGGACGACAAGGCGCGGCCGGCCGGGAAGTCGGGGGAGAAGTCCGCCGACGCGAAGGGCGCTCCGACCCCGAAGCGGGACCAGAAGCCGAAGAAGGCCTCCGTGTTCGCGCGGCTGGTGCGCTTCGTCCGCGAGGTGTGGGCGGAACTGCGCAAGGTCATCTGGCCGAACCGCAAGCAGATGGTCACCTACACCGCGGTCGTGCTGGTCTTCGTGGTGTTCATGGTGGCCCTGGTGAGTGGCCTGGACCTGCTGTTCAAGTGGGGCATCGGCCACGTATTCGGCTGACGCGCCCTGGCGCGCGCCGATGGGGCTCCAGGTCCCGGCCTGACCCCGGCAATGATCAACTGAGAGGACGGAACGTGACCTCCGACAACGGCACAGCAGCCGGTCAGGAGCTGACCGAGCTTTCCGACGAGCAGGTGCACGCGGCACTCGGTGACGAGGAGTCCGAGCACCTGGAACCCGTCGACGTGCCCGAAGCCGAAGAGGTCGACGAAGCCGCCTCCGAGGAAGACTCCGCCGACGCCGAAACCGCCGAGGTGGCGGACGACGCTGACGCCGAGAGTGCCGAAGCCGAGCCCGCCGCGGCGGACGACGACCCGGTCGCCACGCTGCGCGCCGAGCTGGTGGCCGCGCCGGGCGAGTGGTACGTCGTGCACTCCTACGCCGGGTACGAGAACAAGGTGAAGACCAACCTCGAGACCCGCACCACGACGCTGGACGTCGAGGACTACATCTTCCAGATCGAGGTCCCGACCGAAGAGGTCACCGAGATCAAGAACGGCCAGCGCAAGCAGGTGCAGCGCAAGGTGCTGCCCGGCTAC
This genomic window contains:
- a CDS encoding TIGR03619 family F420-dependent LLM class oxidoreductase — protein: MTSNPESRSPVSGTRLGLALPQYGALADPAAVARFAVAAEELGFGSLWVGDRILTPLEPSDLYPGGGTPEHPYPEEFKTFADPFTTLATAAAVTNTVRLGMSALTGPVYPPVLLARALTSLDLASAGRLDVGFGLGWLREEYFATGVPWAGRGERLDAVLDALDAIWTGDPVAHEGPQWRIAPSTVGLRPAQDPRPPVLLGGFAPPALARIGRRADGWLAGWMPRQYLKALWTVALETAEKAGRDPGTLRRVLRINPRAGTGVESVADVLPCLDVAREEGITEVLVDLHYVAKDVDHALELAGELAG
- the nusG gene encoding transcription termination/antitermination protein NusG, which produces MTSDNGTAAGQELTELSDEQVHAALGDEESEHLEPVDVPEAEEVDEAASEEDSADAETAEVADDADAESAEAEPAAADDDPVATLRAELVAAPGEWYVVHSYAGYENKVKTNLETRTTTLDVEDYIFQIEVPTEEVTEIKNGQRKQVQRKVLPGYILVRMDLNDASWSAVRNTPGVTGFVGATSRPSPLTVDEVLKFLAPKVENEAPAKGGKGESGSASAPLGGPAVEVDFEIGESVTVMDGPFATLPATISEVNVDGQKLKVLVSIFGRETPVELSFTQVSKI
- a CDS encoding GntR family transcriptional regulator; this translates as MLVRIDPSSTVPLFEQVAGSIRRALAAGSPAQGDQLPPARELATSLEINVHTVLRAYALLRDEGLIDLRRRRGAVVLGGAPSRARLTELVAELVDEAKRAGVGLDELTGVIKEKYS
- the secE gene encoding preprotein translocase subunit SecE; this encodes MVVSDSDASGGEQEQDGTGSKPESQSRPVTAAARRERRATARPAGKSAARADDKARPAGKSGEKSADAKGAPTPKRDQKPKKASVFARLVRFVREVWAELRKVIWPNRKQMVTYTAVVLVFVVFMVALVSGLDLLFKWGIGHVFG